ATTGTTGCATTTTCTAAGTCGACTGGGGATCATACAGAGGGCTGTTTATACGCTCCAGGGCAGTGGATGCCCTGAACAAAGCACTGCTAACCAATCACACAAATACTGCCTTAGGCAACCAAATCCACCAATAACAGTGGCCGAGACAACAGTACTGACCAATCAAAGCAGGATACTGCATCAAAGCCCAAATCAGCTGAAATTGGCTTGAGACTGACCGACCAATCAGAACTTGACAAAAGAACTAGAGCAGACCAATAGGAAGTACAAACAGCCGGAGGGTTTGAAGCTGAAAGAAACAGGGCAATACATACCCTCAAGATCAAGACAACAAGAGCCAAAATCAACAGATCAGGGCCAGGATGTCTCTCCTGATCCACTGCTAACCGATCATCACTCTTAAATGATTAAACCGAGATTAACTAAAGGGTAACTAACAATGGCGTAATTGACCCGGGTTTACCTCTGATCATTAGCATTGCCATTCTTCCTGAACTGTCATGCACGTCTTTGCATTTGTGAGTTGAATGGAAGTTCTCGAAGGGAGTCGATTTTAATGTATGCCTCGCCTCAGCCTCAGAAACTTAAATACTCTGTGTGCTTGCCTGAGGTACAGGATTCTGAAATATTCCATTACCTCTGAATAATCATGAATGAGAAGCTGGGAGCTAAATATTGATATGCCTGCAGCATTCACAGTCCCCTCAGAGAGTGTGAGCACATGCTATTCAGAGGTACAGAAGCACATGCCAATACAGGCTTAGGAAAGTCAGTGAATGTATCAAAGAGTGAGTTTTAAGCACAGAATGTGCCTTTTTGCGAATAAAAAGGCAGGGTTTTTTTACATTACATGAAACCTTTTTAATGAAAGATTCATCTCAGTGACTTTTGAATCCGAAACTAAAAAGGTTTGTTCCGATTAATTCACTCAATCATTCGGTTAACATCGTTACacccagggcttgacattaacttttttgctcaccagccaatgtggctagtggttttccaaagttactagccactcagcattttcactggccacaattttgctgctagggaaattacattttatgtgaTGAAAGTTGACAggcatgcttaaattacttgattttgagtcattttacttgatttaccAGATTTAAATCCCTTTCAAACTTacaaatgcagattgaccacccaaatcaagattaTACATTGTATATATCAGGTAGGCCTAtgtatagttatttttgttaggctatgtaaaaagaacaaagaagcaaattacaaatagtaatttaaaaaaatatatatatttttttttttcagatagcctacatatgtttatttagcatacatgtatacattcatttaacattttttgatgtttgattaacattaatgacagacaggtatttatttgggggctgctgaatgcatggacgtcatatactgacacatatccagtTTTTACCCACTTAGCCGTAAGCCATagccgactgtattcacgcgagataaTCCACACGATGCATTTTGacatctgtgtgtgcgtgtatttgggcgcaaggagaactgatcgcgcgcgacagagagagagcgcacgcgagcgcttctgttgtgtcattcagcgcgattccgcctatcccgccttcactaaccgcaagttaatcgataaagaattgtgactgaattgtaattttgtgatacGACGATCTTGGCTATTTTTCATTTGGCTGTAGGCTAAAGTAATATTCAtcccgccaaagtggctagtgggagtggctgtcttacccgccacagctgaaatctacccgcatttggtgggttggcgggtgttaatgtcaagccctggttaCACCTGTAGGTGAaaaccagggcttgacattaactttctTGCATTTTCAATCATCCATATCATGgggaaaaactcccatagatattttttaatattatctcataatttggcagcaggtttattaggctgctgtcacttgaAGACCTGATGCACGGATCCATTACacatgtgctttttttctcaactgtttacgttcacttaaaacatcactgtgtttacatgaatactcgccaagactggcattttgacattattttgtgtgtatttgactgtttaagtggtgaaaaagaactcaatttagtaccaAGAGGCGGCTTTTTGTGCAtgcactttgggtgtgagaataaaatctgcgggaatgagtaaaattatgtacAATATGCACAATCCCACACTGAAATTCAAGCCTTgaaacaccaacaatattcatctggaGCAAATGAAACGAGTGAGTGAGAGGAGGAGGGTTTGTGTGTCGACTCGCTgtcagagagatgagagagagagaaagagcagctGGTATCGTGTGTCTATTCTgaggaaaatgagtattggaagcgtttcagatatttcagtatcgcaAATCgacatttttgacaacactatttaaattagtttattatttcagatgcctttttttgaaagactacaattgaaaaatgtatattatatataaaattcaacccaCCAAAGTGACTGTGTCacacgccactgctgaaatacacTCACATTTGACGGGTGTTAAAGTATTagttttttaattttctgataatttactcacccccaaagatatttatgtctttctttcttcagtggaaaagaaatgaaggtttttgaggaaaacactccaggatttttctccatatagtggacttcactggggttcaatgggttgaaggtccaaatgtcagtttcagtgcagcttcaaagagctctacatgatcccagacgaggaataagagtcttatctagagaaaccatcaatcattttctaaaaaaaaaaaaaaatgtatatactttttaaccacaaatgcttgtcttgcactgctctgtgatttgccacgcatgacgtaatcatgttggaaaggtcacacgtgacatGGGCAAAAGTACCGATCCAATGTTTATAAAGCaaatgtgcaaagactaagtcaaacgccctttaaaaaaaaggtaaaacaacgatgttggACAATTTTGAAGCCaaatgagaaaatgagatggagtttttccgCCTGCACCACaagtgacctttccaacatgattacctAATGCATGccacatcacagagcagtgcaagatgagtatttgtggttaaaaagtatttaatttgtatttttttagaaaatggctgatggtttctctagataagactcttattcctcgtctgggatcatgtagagctctttgaagctgcactgaaactgacatttggaccttcaacccgttgaaccccagtgaagtcctggaatgtttttctcagaaaccttcatttcttttcgactgaagaaagaaagacatgaacatcttggatgacatgggggtgagtaaattatcaggaaattgatttctgaactgAACAAATCCTTTAATATCAAACCCTGGTGACAAGAGATTTTCTTTTTGAGTGTTAGGTATGAGTAATTAGCTACTGTAGTTTGGCAACATCAAACTATTCAAATCAATTGTGGGTCAAGTCTAATTGTCTCAATTAAAATGGAGTCTCCAGTGTTCTAAATTGGatgcttaatttaatttatcaaaGTATTTTTACATGCGCACAGTTATAATTAAGCAGATTTTTACAGGCGTTCGGTATTATGGCGTTCGTCACGCATTCAAGTTGAAAATGTAACATGGAAGTAGCCTAAAGAACAACTGAATTAGCCTATATTAAACTCAAAAACTATCTGAGTTCAGAATGctgaaaaatattaatttctgtcATGAATCTGTTTTTCATACATAAAGCAAACCGTGAATGCCGAGTGATTAACTTTACACCATTTGCTACAGACTTGTTTTCCGCTCACTGATCTCTAGAGATTATAGAaatattcagtcaagagcagtgagcgattttctgtcttttgttgttaGATGAACATTGAGGACAAAGTCAGCAGTAGGTttgttaggctgctgtcactttaagagctgcaacacttttaaagcacatgtaaaCATACTCAGCAGCGACTCCGAATGAGGTTCTTCAGTCAAGGATGGTTGACATCAGCATTTCATGGTCCTGCTCGCTCACTAACTGCATAAACACTGTGCTCGACGGACTCATTGAAGAGCCAGTGAAATTGTTCCAGACTGCAGCTCTTCAATTCAATTAATTATTGATTGTTTCATCATCTGCACATGCTGCTAACTGCCTCGGATCAAAGGCACAGAGTATGTGTGCGTTCTAGGTTTCCGTCCCTCTGACAGCACGTCAAATGGAGGAAGACAGAGGTAATTTACCCGTCATTATTATGCATGAGTGCGCTCATGAAAACaaagatgtttttaatgttgtctgAGGCATAGTCTCCATTCATACACTTGGGCACACAATAATTTTCCATCCCAAACCGCTCCAAAACTCCTCTCAGCAGAACAACTGAAGCTTGTAAACAGAGTTTGAACTTGCTGAGCACTAAAGCTTCAGCCTGAGGAGGTCATTGAGGTAAAAGTGTTTCATAGACAAACTGTCCGAATTAAACACGTCCATGTTATTCTCACACAACATTGGTTACAAATAAAACACATtagttatagtatttattaatctttgctAATGTTAGTAATAAAAAtcattgtttatgttagttcacagtgcattaactaatgttaacaaatacaacatttgattttaaaggattagttaactttcaaatgaaaatcgccccaagctttactcgccctcatcctaggtgtatatgactttcttctttctgatgaacacgatcggagatatattaataaatatcctgaggCATCCAATGGTAGTGAtcagaaagtgtctccatccacatccatccatcataaacatactctacatggctccggggggttaataaaggccttctgaagcgaagtgatgcatttatgtaagaaaaacatccaagttatgaagtaaaataactagcttccaccagactgccttctgtattcaacacTAACCACTTCTCAGTctcaaaaagtacaaaaaattAGTGGCTTACGACACCTAAACGGTCAAATACATACAACATTATGTCAGAATTACTGTCTTTGAGAGTATTCAGGTACACACAGTCAGTTTTGTATTGTTAAATAGTTCAGAAAGAGACTGTTGACCAATTTGACAGCGATGATGTTTGCTGGGCATACCTGATAGCAGAAAATGAGTTGAGCAGCAGTCTGTGTGAAGACAcggaataaaagaataaaaaagttaatttcaagtttatatctcacaattgaccctccgcaaagacccgcccccttacTGTTGCTTCGTCCGACAATGGCAGGttacttatattatattaaacattattaaagtcccagctttcaaattaagtaatttttaaagaaattcgaacaataaaaaccgttctgtggctctttaatgtgtcgtgacagatcatTGTAGCATCTCAGCTCAAGcagctcgtgaaccgatcatctcttcctaatagttcatttatagcagggatggacaactctggtcctggagggccagtgtccagcagagtttagctccaaccctaatcaaacacacctgaaccagctaatcaaggtctttaggattagtagaaagttataggcaagtgagtttttatcagggatggagataaactctgcactggccctccaggaccggagttgtccatccttgatttatagcatcaaataaacatgaatgaacatcagaaggaatgttgtttcaaacacggaaatatgtaaatacacatcatttttcaagttcagtacaccgaggttaatcttctaactcctgactgctttgtcggacaaagtGGCGGATTTgccgttatgattggttagatcgcttgtcaatcaaactcccgacgaagggtcaattcttttatttcttgcaaatctgagtttatatctcacatttcttacaaagaaagaattgtgagatataggcCTACGTTATCctgtctatctatttatcagaattgcaagtttataccgcgattctgacttttttcccccctaaaattgtgaaataaactcacaattgtgagttataaaggcCGAACTGGGAGttataaacacaaaaatgcaagaaaaaagtcagaattgttaaaAATTTTATGGGTTATGTTTCAAAGttacaaatgtaaaatgttataggcttaaataatatttcatgctgtaactgctatgaactgaatattatgtagacttaCTGTTACATATTCATGCTTTAATAGTAGACTAATCATCGCAGGTTTCATCAGTCCAGTCTGTAACTTGAAACAAACTTCTGCGTTTAGCTTCAAAAGGCGTTTTCAACGACGGTATTCTacaaaaaagagattttttgCATTCCGACATCCAAAGCTACAACAAAacgtttttctctttttctgtggattttgcacattttcctaCACTTGCTGACGCTATTTTTCTGCAAGAaaagctgcgtctcatttctaatgaggtgtaaaatactgtaaccTTTTTCTTTGCAAACTatgacgtatgcagccttcaaacgCGACCTCCGGAGGACACAGACTTCGAAataagtcaattttattacggtTACTTTTCTTTAATAAGACGTCCTTgatgacgtatgcagccttcaaatgctccctccggaggacgcagcctcGGAAATGACACaaactcttaaagtgacagcagcctaatattcctgctgctgtccgtcatgttaatcaaagaacaaaaaaaaaagaaaatcactcttctcttgactgaatacgttttataagtttaattgtaagcattaatctgcatttaattattagtttgcaatttatttattttattactggcTTTTTTACTTACATTTGCATATGCTGTCAACTATAGAAAGAAAATTGGTATCTgtaggtcacacacacacacaaaaaatgcaatcagccaagaaaattgcaatGGGCTCATCTCTAAAGACAGAAAGACATCAGTCCATTGGTACAAACCAAAAGAGTTTATTAGGAAGCATCAGTCAGAGCACATTCCCCCAGAATTCTCAAGTGGTGGTAGAGAGCAGCTTTACAGAGGAGTGAAAACTGACCACAGGACTCGCTCGACAAATGACTCGCTCGGCAACTCCCAACCCTGAAAACGCTTTCGAAAAATATTTCCTGGAACAAAAACATATTCATGCATGCTGTGGGTTGAGAAGACTGAGAGGCTGTGCTGTTAACGGATGAGAGGCAGGAAGGGAGAGGGTACAGTGAGGGCCTGAGCCAAGTGCTTCTGCCCGTATAAACAAAACTACACATTCACACGGGCCATTTATGAAGACTTCTTCTGCTTTTTCTTCTCCGCCTCCTCCTCTTTCTCCTTCTCTATTTCGGCGACCAGCGTCTCGATCTCTTTGGACTCCAGAATCTGTGAAAGGAGAGGGGGGTGCAACAAACGTGTCACGTGACTGATTACTGAGACAGTTCCAACATTAAATGGATGACAAGAATGCTGCATCAAGACAACTCTAAACAGATGAAGAAAATCATAAATCAAATGTACTACCTTTAGGGGCTGGTTTCTCCGGATCACAGCCAGCTCGATGTTCTTGCCCCCGGATTGCACAACCTGTGCAGCACAGATCATATACAATTGCCTCAGCAAACATGTTACATCCTGTCAACTTCATGATGTGAGAGTCTGTTTGGCACGCATGTAACTATGGTAACGTGGTGTTTACCTCTAGTAAGGCTTTGATGGCCAGTTTGATGGCATCATTATCACTCGCGATGGCTTCGTCTGTGTAGTTTTTCTCCAAAAACTCCCTCACCGTCTTCGCGCTGCGCCCGATAGCGTTCGCCTGACAGCACAGGAGAGAAGAGGGTCAATACGGCCGCAAAATGGGTCACATCTGAACACTGTGGAAACAAATTTTACCTTCCATGCATGGTATGTTCCAGAGGGGTCCGTCTGATATAGACGCGGAGTCCCGTCATAGTCGAAGCCAACGATGAGAGCCGAGATACCAAAGGGACGGCGTCCGTTGCTTTGAGTGTAGCGCTGTTGCACAAGAAAACACAATCAATACTGACAGCAAAATATCCAAAAGAGTGAGTTCCTGCAACAGTGCAATTAAACTCTGTACATTCATTCTTTTCTTACCCTcgggctgcatgattaatcaaaCTGAAATCGTGATATGGCTTAGTGTGATTATCGAATCGCAAAGGCtgtgatttataaataaatatatgcgcGTGCTTCAGAGTGAAGCGTGGCACTGTGTTCTTTAACATGCAAACACCTCAAACCAATGAGGTCAACAGAACGAAAGCTTTAAGGACTTCCTGccattttctgtcaaaagctTGATGGTTTAacgtttaaaattaaaaaattaaaacatccATGAACGTTAGTATTGTGATTTTATAGttgtacagtaaaataaaattatattatttttcaaaaacactttTAGTGAAATATTGCAATGGtaatatttactattttgtaaatattttatttatatatttaaaaacacagtataaatatttattttacattaaaaaaatgttttgaataaaataatacaattattataataataataatattatattgatATATCATCACACAGTTTTGGGCCATGCACAatgtgcagccctacaaacaagAAAAGCAAACCTGGAGTTAAACAACCTCAATCACAATTTTTATCAGGATAAAAAATAGCAtctaaaaattaaatgtttccTAAATCACGCGTGCATAAGCCCAATTTGGGctgtaatttttttcttatgtggaCATCTGTAAAAATAAACTTGCATGACACCTCTGATAAAACTCATGCATTCGGATGGTGATTTATTTATGGTGGAGGAACGAGTTTTGGTCACGTGGTCTGCTGTGAATAAAATGGCACATGCGTggaataatgaaaataaatgtatatttaatgtcataatatatttgattatttaaatcTCCTGATTAAAAATAGGAAGATAGACACGCTATATAGTTAAAATGGTTTTGTcttgcattttatttcaaatcatgtcatttaaaaaaaaatgaatttatcaGAAATAAGTTGACGTTATTGGgctaca
This genomic window from Chanodichthys erythropterus isolate Z2021 chromosome 4, ASM2448905v1, whole genome shotgun sequence contains:
- the psma8 gene encoding proteasome subunit alpha-type 8, with product MAARYDRAITVFSPDGHLFQVEYAQEAVKKGSTAVGIRGKDIVVLGVEKKSVAKLQEERTVRKICALDEHVCMAFAGLTADARIVINRARVECQSHRLTVEDPVTVEYITRYIATLKQRYTQSNGRRPFGISALIVGFDYDGTPRLYQTDPSGTYHAWKANAIGRSAKTVREFLEKNYTDEAIASDNDAIKLAIKALLEVVQSGGKNIELAVIRRNQPLKILESKEIETLVAEIEKEKEEEAEKKKQKKSS